A genomic segment from Actinomycetota bacterium encodes:
- a CDS encoding 2-hydroxyacid dehydrogenase produces the protein MARVVVLSPLPEEAVRGMLAGVLEGREVTVEVYRGDPGPGLEEAVRGADVIIGDFTFRLPIDARVAEAARGCRLIQQPSIGYQHIDLEATRRAGIPVANVGAANAVGVAEHAVMFMLCLLKKVLYFHHKTAAGEWGQQDIFTLGMYELQGKTVGIVGMGNIGREVAARLRPFGCRILYHDLVRLPAEREKDLGAEYAELEDLLRISDIVTLHVPLTPETRHLINRERLALMKPEAYLLNLARGEVVDEEALAEALREGRLAGAGLDVFAQEPVDPDNPLLKSDKVILSPHVAGGTNESRVRMLQVTIDNVTRVLSGEKPRFVVNGVE, from the coding sequence ATGGCCAGGGTAGTGGTACTTTCCCCCCTGCCCGAGGAGGCGGTGAGGGGTATGCTGGCGGGTGTCCTGGAGGGCCGGGAGGTCACGGTGGAGGTCTACCGGGGTGACCCGGGACCCGGCCTGGAGGAGGCGGTGCGGGGCGCGGACGTGATCATCGGGGACTTCACCTTCCGCCTGCCCATAGACGCCCGGGTGGCGGAGGCGGCGCGGGGCTGTCGCCTCATCCAGCAGCCCAGCATCGGTTACCAGCACATCGACCTGGAGGCCACCCGCAGGGCGGGAATCCCGGTGGCCAACGTGGGGGCGGCCAACGCCGTGGGGGTAGCCGAACACGCCGTGATGTTCATGCTCTGCCTGCTCAAGAAGGTCCTCTACTTTCACCATAAAACCGCCGCGGGGGAGTGGGGGCAGCAGGACATCTTCACCCTGGGGATGTACGAGCTGCAGGGCAAGACGGTGGGGATCGTGGGCATGGGGAACATAGGCCGGGAGGTGGCGGCGCGCCTCCGTCCCTTCGGTTGCCGCATCCTCTATCACGACCTGGTGCGCCTCCCGGCCGAGAGGGAGAAGGATCTGGGCGCGGAATACGCGGAACTGGAGGACCTGCTGCGGATCTCGGACATCGTCACCCTCCATGTCCCCCTCACCCCGGAGACCCGCCATCTCATCAACCGGGAGAGGCTGGCCCTCATGAAGCCCGAGGCCTACCTCCTGAACCTGGCGCGGGGCGAGGTGGTGGACGAGGAGGCCCTGGCCGAAGCCCTGCGCGAGGGAAGGCTGGCCGGCGCGGGCCTGGACGTCTTTGCCCAGGAGCCGGTGGACCCGGACAATCCCCTGCTGAAGTCGGACAAGGTCATCCTCTCCCCCCACGTGGCGGGAGGGACCAACGAGAGCCGGGTGCGCATGCTCCAGGTGACCATCGACAACGTCACCCGGGTGCTCTCCGGGGAGAAGCCCCGCTTCGTGGTCAACGGCGTGGAGTGA